Proteins encoded together in one Luteibaculum oceani window:
- a CDS encoding TonB-dependent receptor, translated as MSTNRVILTSKQKALKINLDPDIYGTFAEIGAGQEVVRHFFRAGAASGTIAKAMSAYDKDFSDAIYGAEPHSRYVCESRLRKMLSHEYNLIVERLDRSKHPNRKFFAFADTVTTIDYRKTAKGHGWIGMRFQRHADEAPSDVILHVRLHDNDSGIQQEKIGDIGVNLLYGCYNYHEDPRELLKSLYDNLSRDHIEIDMINMEGPAFKNVDNRLLSLQLVKNGMTEAVMFGPDGKNLQPSDALYKKNILAIRGSFRPVTNVNIDMIMNGYSKFIADEKVDKDRLMVLFEITLNNLRAEGEIDEKDFLDRADILCSLGQTVLISNYQEYYKLIKYFSNFTQRRMGLIMGVTNMLELFKERYYRNLAGGMLEAFGILFMRDLKIYMYPQLDEEKDEVLNSSNCPIHYRHKPLYDYLVSNKRIVDLEDFDPTVLNIYSRKVLAMIKNGESGWEEMVPGYVDNIIKENRLFGYQPKEEVEETNKTQ; from the coding sequence ATGTCTACAAATAGGGTAATCCTAACTTCGAAGCAAAAAGCGTTAAAAATAAATCTAGATCCTGACATTTACGGGACCTTTGCCGAAATCGGTGCTGGACAAGAAGTGGTAAGACATTTCTTTAGAGCAGGAGCCGCTTCGGGTACTATTGCAAAGGCCATGTCTGCGTACGACAAGGATTTCTCCGATGCAATTTACGGGGCAGAGCCTCACTCGAGATACGTTTGCGAATCGCGATTAAGAAAAATGCTTTCGCACGAATACAATCTAATTGTAGAACGATTAGATCGCAGCAAACATCCAAATAGAAAATTCTTTGCCTTCGCAGATACCGTTACAACTATCGACTACCGTAAAACGGCTAAAGGCCATGGTTGGATAGGAATGCGTTTTCAAAGACACGCCGATGAAGCGCCTTCTGATGTTATCCTGCACGTTCGCCTGCACGATAACGACAGTGGAATCCAGCAAGAAAAAATTGGAGATATCGGGGTTAACTTACTATATGGATGTTATAACTATCACGAGGATCCCAGAGAGCTGCTAAAATCACTTTACGACAACCTTTCAAGAGATCATATCGAAATTGATATGATTAACATGGAAGGTCCTGCATTTAAAAATGTAGACAACCGCTTGTTAAGTCTTCAACTGGTTAAAAACGGTATGACCGAAGCGGTTATGTTCGGTCCAGACGGTAAAAACCTTCAACCCTCCGATGCGCTTTACAAGAAAAACATTCTAGCCATTCGCGGTAGCTTTAGACCTGTTACCAACGTGAACATTGATATGATCATGAATGGTTACAGCAAATTTATTGCTGATGAAAAGGTGGATAAAGACCGTTTAATGGTGCTATTTGAAATCACCTTAAACAACCTCCGTGCTGAAGGGGAAATAGACGAAAAAGACTTCCTAGATAGAGCAGATATCCTTTGCTCTCTCGGACAAACCGTTCTGATATCCAACTACCAAGAATACTACAAGCTCATTAAATATTTCTCCAACTTCACACAGCGAAGAATGGGACTTATTATGGGAGTTACCAACATGTTAGAGCTCTTTAAAGAGCGCTACTATCGCAATCTGGCAGGTGGAATGCTAGAGGCGTTTGGTATACTCTTTATGCGAGATCTAAAAATTTACATGTATCCACAGTTGGATGAAGAAAAAGACGAAGTTCTAAACTCTTCTAATTGCCCTATACATTATCGCCATAAACCATTATACGACTACCTTGTAAGCAATAAGCGAATCGTAGATTTAGAAGATTTCGATCCAACTGTACTAAATATCTACTCGAGAAAAGTACTTGCAATGATTAAAAACGGAGAATCGGGTTGGGAAGAAATGGTACCTGGATACGTTGATAATATTATTAAGGAAAACAGACTTTTTGGTTACCAGCCAAAAGAAGAGGTGGAAGAAACCAACAAGACTCAATAA
- a CDS encoding MBL fold metallo-hydrolase produces MQLTFLGTGTSAGVPLIGCHCEVCTSTNLKDKRLRSSVWISDDDTSIVIDTGPDFRSQMLQYGVEKLDAVVFTHEHRDHIAGLDDTRPYFFWSGKPMQIFCESAVEKAIKRDFYYAFQENPYPGSPQFDLHQIEENKSFKVGGIEILPLRVIHGELPVLGFKIKELAYITDANALSAETEKAIDGCDILILNALRIEGHHSHYNLEEAIAVAEKSRAKKVYFTHVSHQLGTTESVEKLLPKNMSLAYDGQVIQF; encoded by the coding sequence ATGCAATTAACATTTCTGGGCACAGGAACATCTGCTGGGGTACCTCTTATTGGGTGCCACTGTGAGGTTTGTACCTCCACCAACCTAAAAGATAAACGTCTTAGATCCTCTGTTTGGATTTCGGACGACGATACTTCTATCGTGATAGATACCGGACCAGACTTTAGAAGCCAAATGTTGCAATACGGGGTAGAAAAGCTCGATGCCGTTGTTTTTACTCATGAGCATAGGGATCATATTGCTGGGTTGGATGATACGCGACCTTATTTTTTTTGGAGTGGAAAGCCTATGCAAATCTTTTGCGAATCGGCAGTAGAAAAAGCAATAAAAAGAGATTTTTACTATGCCTTTCAGGAGAATCCTTATCCGGGGTCGCCACAATTCGACTTGCACCAAATCGAAGAGAACAAATCCTTTAAAGTTGGTGGAATAGAAATTTTACCTCTGCGTGTTATTCATGGAGAACTTCCAGTTCTCGGATTTAAAATAAAGGAACTCGCATATATAACCGACGCTAATGCGTTGAGCGCCGAGACAGAAAAGGCAATAGATGGCTGCGATATTCTAATTTTAAATGCACTCCGTATCGAGGGGCATCATTCTCACTATAACTTGGAAGAGGCAATAGCAGTGGCAGAAAAGTCAAGGGCTAAAAAGGTGTATTTTACGCACGTTAGCCACCAACTCGGAACCACGGAAAGCGTGGAAAAGCTATTGCCGAAAAACATGTCTTTAGCCTACGATGGCCAGGTTATCCAATTTTAG
- a CDS encoding dihydroorotase, with protein sequence MAEQTTFEIVGATLVATKHPLNGKKIVLAVESGRIKEISEYPKATKNSKSINGEGLSITPGFVDLLGSFCDPGMEHREDFLSGAEAALYGGYTHVGVNPFNEPVADSKSGISYVKAANQSSKINLLPLGTLSVGGANTDIPELHDMAHTGAYAFFSGKKQLSEKLLLTALEYCQGIDALPMVFPIVDSLAEEGQINESIVSSQTGLKAIPNIAESMALANILKLAKYSGGSVHISHISCEESVALIKKAKEEGVRVTCAVASHQLIHTDKDCLDFDTRHKVLPPYRKEQDRQALISACKEGIVDAIISDHSPVDIEAKKTEFDHAEFGIINFQTAFSSLWAADVLPIDKLVELMAENPAKILKLKTVGFEIGTEANFNLIATDKKYNFPVAEVKSKSLNSPFLNKELKGEILYTAAKGKLYSKIG encoded by the coding sequence ATGGCAGAACAGACAACTTTCGAAATAGTTGGAGCTACACTAGTAGCGACCAAACATCCACTCAATGGTAAAAAAATTGTTTTAGCCGTAGAGAGCGGAAGGATAAAGGAAATTTCAGAATACCCTAAGGCAACCAAAAATTCCAAAAGCATTAATGGCGAGGGACTTTCAATAACTCCCGGCTTTGTAGATCTACTTGGTTCCTTTTGCGATCCGGGTATGGAACACAGAGAAGATTTTCTTTCTGGAGCCGAAGCTGCATTATACGGCGGCTACACTCACGTAGGGGTAAATCCTTTTAACGAACCTGTTGCAGACAGCAAATCGGGTATTTCCTACGTAAAAGCCGCTAACCAAAGCTCAAAAATTAACCTTCTCCCTCTCGGAACTTTATCCGTTGGAGGTGCAAACACAGACATCCCAGAACTACATGACATGGCCCACACTGGAGCCTACGCATTTTTTTCTGGGAAAAAGCAGTTGAGCGAAAAGCTTCTATTAACTGCATTGGAGTACTGTCAGGGCATCGATGCGCTCCCCATGGTTTTCCCCATAGTTGATTCATTAGCTGAAGAAGGGCAAATAAATGAAAGCATTGTATCGTCGCAAACCGGATTGAAAGCAATACCAAATATTGCCGAATCAATGGCCTTAGCCAATATTTTAAAGCTAGCTAAATACAGTGGTGGAAGCGTTCATATCAGCCATATATCTTGCGAAGAATCTGTAGCGCTAATTAAAAAAGCAAAAGAAGAGGGCGTAAGGGTAACATGCGCTGTAGCCAGTCATCAATTAATTCACACCGATAAAGATTGTCTAGATTTTGACACGCGACACAAAGTACTTCCTCCCTACCGAAAAGAACAAGATCGTCAGGCTTTAATTAGTGCTTGTAAGGAGGGAATTGTTGATGCCATAATCTCAGACCACAGCCCTGTAGATATTGAAGCGAAAAAAACAGAGTTTGACCACGCAGAATTTGGAATTATTAATTTCCAAACAGCATTTAGTTCTCTTTGGGCTGCAGATGTATTACCTATAGATAAGCTGGTTGAGCTAATGGCGGAAAACCCTGCCAAAATCCTTAAGTTAAAAACCGTTGGATTTGAAATTGGAACCGAGGCCAACTTCAACTTAATTGCTACCGACAAAAAATACAATTTCCCAGTTGCTGAGGTGAAATCTAAAAGCCTTAACTCCCCTTTCCTCAACAAGGAACTAAAGGGTGAAATCCTTTACACCGCAGCAAAAGGTAAGCTATATTCTAAAATTGGATAA